A single genomic interval of Caballeronia sp. SL2Y3 harbors:
- a CDS encoding PAS domain-containing sensor histidine kinase, producing MTNNDGPDSVTASAASAGRVVAPRAGLATAVLAGAILFAAWWALVRSTVNASALTPRVAVLLIASGLASAVLLACLVYVVFLMRRRTHGVAPALATLPQARLDGIIRATTEAIITVDSQQRIVLFNPMAERVFRCPASEAIGASLSRFIPERYRTAHEEQVRRFGQTGVSDRQMGAQRVLYGLRADGEEFPVEASISQIDDIDGKLFTVILRDVTQRVEAEAELQRSREELRALSANLQHEREKERTRIARELHDDVGQTLSALKMDVAALEARLNASAAPRDDVAGQLARMRRAIDGNIASLRRIAAHQRPVMLDDLGLAAAIDWLVDDFTQRQGIDVECEFGTGEIAFNTNAATAVFRIIEEALDNVALHARASRVKLSLGADDAHCVLRVEDDGVGAPALPGANGKSFGLLGVRERANALGGTVLIESNPDDGFALTVRLPLAAVSEQESQP from the coding sequence ATGACCAACAACGATGGCCCGGATTCCGTCACGGCATCGGCCGCTTCGGCAGGCCGGGTCGTCGCGCCGCGCGCCGGGCTCGCGACCGCCGTGCTCGCCGGCGCGATACTCTTTGCGGCGTGGTGGGCGCTCGTTCGAAGCACGGTGAACGCTTCCGCGCTCACGCCGCGCGTCGCGGTATTGCTCATCGCGAGCGGACTGGCGAGCGCCGTGCTGCTCGCCTGCCTCGTCTACGTCGTCTTCCTCATGCGACGCCGCACGCACGGCGTCGCGCCCGCGTTGGCCACACTGCCCCAGGCGCGGCTCGACGGCATCATTCGCGCGACGACCGAAGCCATCATCACCGTCGATTCGCAGCAGCGCATCGTGCTCTTCAATCCAATGGCCGAGCGCGTGTTCCGTTGCCCGGCGAGCGAGGCCATCGGCGCGTCGCTGTCGCGCTTCATCCCCGAGCGATACCGCACGGCCCACGAGGAACAGGTCCGGCGTTTCGGTCAGACGGGCGTGTCCGACCGTCAGATGGGCGCGCAGCGCGTGCTGTACGGCCTCCGTGCGGACGGCGAAGAGTTTCCCGTCGAGGCGTCCATCTCCCAGATCGACGATATCGACGGCAAGCTCTTCACGGTCATTCTGCGCGACGTGACCCAGCGCGTTGAGGCCGAGGCGGAACTGCAACGTTCGCGCGAGGAACTGCGCGCGCTGTCGGCCAATCTTCAGCACGAGCGCGAAAAGGAAAGGACGCGCATTGCGCGCGAATTGCACGACGATGTCGGACAAACACTGAGCGCGCTGAAGATGGACGTCGCCGCGCTCGAAGCGCGGCTCAACGCCAGCGCCGCGCCGCGCGACGACGTGGCCGGCCAGCTCGCGCGCATGCGCCGGGCGATCGACGGCAACATCGCTTCGTTGCGGCGCATCGCCGCTCATCAGCGGCCTGTCATGCTCGACGATCTGGGACTCGCCGCCGCCATCGACTGGCTCGTCGACGACTTCACGCAACGGCAGGGCATCGACGTGGAATGCGAGTTCGGCACGGGCGAGATCGCCTTCAATACGAACGCAGCGACCGCCGTTTTCCGTATCATTGAGGAGGCGCTCGACAACGTCGCGCTGCATGCGCGCGCAAGCCGCGTGAAGCTCTCGCTCGGCGCGGACGACGCCCATTGCGTGCTGCGTGTCGAGGACGACGGCGTCGGCGCGCCCGCGTTGCCCGGCGCGAACGGCAAGTCGTTCGGCCTGCTCGGCGTGCGCGAGCGCGCGAACGCGCTGGGCGGCACGGTACTGATCGAATCGAACCCGGACGACGGCTTCGCGCTGACTGTCCGGCTGCCGCTTGCTGCCGTGAGCGAACAGGAATCACAACCATGA
- a CDS encoding universal stress protein yields MYTRILAPIDGSPTSAHAFDEALKIARDNQAELRPLFVVDLQPVAYDAAAMFYPDMREAMMEEGRRLTSEAAKRMDREGVKGTPFIGEVQLTGDDIAQRICHCAEDFGADLVVMGTHGRRGWRRLVLGSVAERFVRLSRWPVMLVPGRDAEELARREAAAASD; encoded by the coding sequence ATGTACACCCGCATTCTTGCACCCATCGACGGCAGTCCCACGTCCGCGCACGCGTTCGACGAAGCCTTGAAGATCGCGCGGGACAATCAAGCCGAACTGCGGCCGCTCTTCGTCGTGGACTTGCAGCCGGTCGCCTATGACGCGGCCGCCATGTTTTATCCCGACATGCGCGAGGCCATGATGGAAGAAGGCCGGCGCCTGACCTCGGAGGCCGCGAAGCGCATGGACCGCGAAGGCGTAAAGGGGACGCCGTTCATCGGCGAAGTGCAGTTGACGGGCGACGACATCGCCCAGCGCATCTGTCACTGCGCGGAAGACTTCGGCGCCGATCTCGTGGTGATGGGCACCCACGGCCGTCGCGGCTGGCGGCGCCTCGTGCTCGGCAGCGTGGCGGAACGCTTCGTTCGGCTCTCGCGCTGGCCCGTCATGCTCGTGCCGGGGCGCGACGCCGAGGAACTCGCGAGACGCGAGGCGGCCGCCGCCAGCGATTGA
- a CDS encoding PAS domain-containing sensor histidine kinase produces the protein MRSSCDSSTSADRAPARDETVTSALTSDAHFRLLVESVEDYAIFLLDAQGNVATWNNGARRIKGYEAHEIIGRHFSAFYLPEDIAARKPQKELDTAARAGRVEDEGWRVRRDGSRFWANVVVTALRDAKGEVIGFAKVTRDMTDRLRLAELQHARDLSAHVQAALEDERTSIARELHDDLGQQLASLKMQIAALDAERVGAGFARHSLRDTQGIQAQIDTVIASVRRIAAGLRPPVLDDLGLFAAIEWLVSDFRRRYGLAVTLDISGDEVGFGPDASTSVFRLVQEALTNVVRHADASKVRIAIRCAKDRYTLTIEDDGRGANLAGPRAANAFGLLGMGERVRQLGGVIAFQSSPGEGFRISVDLPLDGLG, from the coding sequence ATGCGCAGCTCTTGCGATTCGTCCACGTCAGCGGACCGCGCGCCGGCGCGCGACGAAACGGTCACTTCTGCTCTCACGTCGGACGCGCACTTTCGCCTGCTGGTGGAGTCCGTCGAAGACTACGCAATCTTCCTGCTCGACGCGCAGGGCAACGTGGCGACCTGGAACAACGGCGCGCGGCGCATCAAGGGCTATGAGGCGCACGAAATCATAGGCCGTCACTTCTCCGCCTTCTACCTGCCCGAGGATATCGCCGCGCGCAAGCCCCAAAAGGAACTCGACACCGCAGCGCGAGCCGGACGCGTCGAAGACGAAGGCTGGCGCGTTCGCCGCGACGGATCGCGCTTCTGGGCCAACGTCGTCGTCACCGCGCTGCGCGACGCGAAAGGCGAGGTGATCGGCTTCGCCAAAGTCACGCGCGACATGACGGACCGCTTGCGGCTCGCCGAGCTTCAGCATGCGCGCGATTTGTCCGCGCATGTTCAGGCTGCGCTCGAAGACGAGCGGACATCCATTGCGCGCGAACTGCACGACGATCTCGGCCAACAGCTCGCGTCGCTCAAAATGCAGATCGCGGCGCTCGATGCCGAGCGCGTCGGCGCGGGATTCGCCCGCCATTCGCTACGCGACACGCAGGGCATTCAGGCTCAGATCGACACCGTCATTGCTTCCGTGCGGCGAATCGCGGCCGGTCTGCGCCCGCCGGTGCTCGACGACCTCGGCCTCTTCGCGGCCATCGAATGGCTCGTCAGCGACTTCCGCCGCCGCTATGGTCTTGCCGTCACGCTCGACATCTCGGGCGACGAAGTCGGCTTCGGACCGGACGCGTCCACGTCCGTCTTTCGTCTGGTGCAGGAAGCGTTGACCAACGTGGTTCGGCATGCCGACGCGAGCAAGGTGCGCATTGCCATACGGTGCGCGAAAGACCGCTACACGTTGACGATAGAGGACGACGGCCGCGGGGCGAATCTCGCTGGGCCACGCGCTGCCAACGCCTTCGGTTTGCTCGGCATGGGCGAGCGCGTGCGGCAACTCGGCGGCGTCATCGCGTTTCAGAGCAGCCCGGGCGAGGGCTTTCGCATCAGCGTCGATCTTCCGCTGGACGGACTCGGCTGA